The proteins below come from a single Acidobacteriota bacterium genomic window:
- the rpsS gene encoding 30S ribosomal protein S19 — translation MSRSQHKGPYIEDKLMARVQASSGARSEKRKVIKTWSRRSTVTPEMVGLTIGVHNGRKFIPVFITENMVGHKLGEFSPTRTFKGHTSKTAKQMRVGK, via the coding sequence ATGAGCCGATCCCAGCATAAAGGTCCGTATATCGAAGACAAGCTGATGGCAAGAGTCCAGGCGTCCTCGGGCGCCCGATCCGAAAAACGGAAAGTCATCAAGACGTGGTCGCGGCGTTCCACCGTCACTCCGGAAATGGTGGGCCTGACCATCGGCGTTCACAATGGACGGAAGTTCATCCCGGTCTTCATCACGGAAAACATGGTCGGACATAAGTTGGGTGAGTTTTCACCGACGCGGACGTTCAAGGGCCACACCTCGAAGACCGCCAAACAGATGAGGGTGGGCAAGTAA
- the rplV gene encoding 50S ribosomal protein L22 — protein sequence MVSRAIVRYVRMSPQKARLVADLIRDRTVGEALTILRFNDKKKISAVIEKVLRSAVANAQQKSPQIDVDDLFISGIAVNGGPMAKRIRPAPQGRAYRILKRTSHVRIELEEKGR from the coding sequence ATTGTTTCCCGGGCCATTGTCAGATATGTGCGGATGAGTCCCCAGAAAGCCCGCCTTGTCGCCGATCTGATCAGGGACCGCACCGTCGGCGAGGCTCTGACCATCCTCCGTTTCAACGATAAAAAGAAAATCAGCGCCGTCATCGAGAAGGTCCTCCGCTCCGCCGTTGCCAATGCCCAACAAAAATCCCCACAGATCGACGTGGACGACCTCTTCATCTCCGGAATCGCCGTCAACGGCGGTCCGATGGCCAAGCGCATCCGGCCGGCGCCCCAGGGGAGGGCTTACCGGATCCTGAAGCGGACAAGCCATGTCCGCATCGAACTTGAGGAAAAAGGGAGATAG
- the rpsC gene encoding 30S ribosomal protein S3: protein MGQKTHPFGFRLGFNKPWSSRWFAKGPEYSRLIHEDLKMKRAVKEKYYHAGVSGVAVERVGPKIRVIIHTARPGIIIGRGGKEIETLKRFLEGIARKDVYVDIREVDKPELDALLVGEGIAVQLEKRIAYRRAMRRAVDMALKMGAKGIKVMCAGRLGGVEIARSEWYLKGQLPLQTLRADIDYAFTEAFTTYGQIGIKVWIYRGDVEKAKMSSQTVEVEEI, encoded by the coding sequence GTGGGACAGAAGACACATCCATTCGGTTTCCGGCTGGGATTCAACAAGCCGTGGAGCTCCCGCTGGTTCGCCAAGGGTCCGGAATACAGCCGTCTGATTCATGAAGACCTGAAAATGAAGCGGGCCGTCAAGGAAAAGTATTACCACGCCGGCGTTTCCGGTGTCGCCGTCGAACGCGTCGGCCCGAAGATCCGTGTGATCATCCATACGGCGCGTCCGGGAATCATCATCGGTCGCGGCGGCAAGGAAATCGAGACGTTGAAGCGCTTCCTTGAGGGAATCGCCCGCAAAGATGTTTATGTCGACATCCGGGAGGTCGATAAGCCCGAACTCGACGCGCTGCTTGTGGGCGAAGGGATCGCCGTTCAGCTGGAAAAGCGCATCGCTTATCGGCGGGCCATGCGCCGGGCCGTGGATATGGCCTTGAAAATGGGCGCCAAAGGCATCAAGGTCATGTGCGCCGGAAGGCTGGGCGGAGTGGAAATCGCCCGCTCCGAATGGTATCTCAAAGGCCAGCTTCCTCTCCAGACGTTGAGAGCGGATATCGATTATGCGTTCACCGAAGCCTTCACCACGTACGGCCAGATCGGCATCAAGGTCTGGATCTACCGCGGCGACGTGGAAAAAGCGAAAATGTCGTCTCAGACGGTCGAGGTTGAGGAGATCTAG